In Pseudobacter ginsenosidimutans, the following are encoded in one genomic region:
- a CDS encoding SusD/RagB family nutrient-binding outer membrane lipoprotein, translated as MKRIHLIILSAAVLLTAGSCKKWLDINTDPSNPQIAKAEMLLSPIQWQISATTANDYRFLFKTIQNWSSANADNNWEAHGYEPTLDNGGAIWRMLYITSGPNLELLIKEARENGKWTFAGIGYALKAYGFQLTTDLHGPIILDQAFDTTRLFFNYQDQPDVYARVREWTDSSLACFSRTDWMDYSNALSTADIIYKGDRDKWKKFVYAILAQQYSHLVKKANFASQYADSVIKYVDLSFIGAQEDATILAGNTNSNDANVFSPSAATNLVNITSTATQTYTGRISQPILSMLTGGVRGTPTPNPTGSTDPRLRRMIAADPLDGIYKAIVPTMGDVTANKRVPLVWGYIPSGQSTYTGKYLYYAASRYPILSYSQLQFAKAEALFIKNEPGLAHDAYKNGINGHMQFVNLYGSPVDPKISQTEIDAYMNSTEVAQNGGELKLSDIMTQKYISQWGWAGMETFNDLRKYDYDTAVFKNLYFYQPEDLYASNLGKLCYRYRPRYNSEYVWNKTELAKWKGTDPNYNTLPTWAMTPDQ; from the coding sequence ATGAAAAGAATACATCTCATCATACTATCTGCAGCCGTTCTGCTTACAGCAGGCAGTTGTAAGAAATGGCTCGATATCAATACCGATCCGTCGAACCCGCAAATTGCAAAGGCAGAAATGTTGCTTTCTCCCATTCAGTGGCAGATATCGGCTACTACCGCCAATGATTACCGCTTCCTGTTCAAGACTATTCAGAATTGGAGCAGTGCAAATGCAGACAATAACTGGGAGGCTCACGGTTACGAACCCACGCTCGACAACGGTGGCGCTATCTGGAGGATGCTGTACATTACCAGCGGCCCCAATCTTGAACTCCTCATTAAGGAAGCAAGAGAAAATGGAAAGTGGACCTTTGCAGGTATCGGCTATGCGCTCAAGGCTTATGGTTTCCAACTTACCACAGACCTGCATGGTCCTATCATTCTGGATCAGGCTTTCGACACTACCCGTCTTTTCTTCAATTACCAGGATCAACCGGATGTGTATGCGCGTGTTCGTGAATGGACGGACTCTTCCCTGGCTTGCTTCTCCAGAACTGACTGGATGGATTACTCCAATGCATTGTCTACCGCAGATATCATTTACAAGGGTGACCGCGATAAATGGAAAAAGTTCGTGTATGCCATACTGGCTCAGCAATACAGCCACCTCGTAAAGAAAGCCAACTTCGCATCCCAGTATGCCGACAGTGTGATAAAATATGTAGACCTCTCATTCATCGGAGCGCAGGAGGATGCTACTATCCTGGCTGGCAATACCAATTCGAATGACGCCAATGTTTTTTCACCCAGCGCAGCCACCAACCTGGTGAACATCACTTCTACCGCTACCCAAACCTATACAGGAAGGATCAGTCAACCGATCCTCAGCATGCTTACCGGAGGAGTGAGGGGAACCCCCACTCCCAACCCCACAGGATCTACTGATCCAAGATTAAGAAGGATGATCGCTGCAGATCCGCTTGACGGCATCTACAAAGCGATTGTGCCCACCATGGGAGACGTAACGGCGAATAAAAGAGTGCCACTTGTTTGGGGTTATATTCCGTCAGGACAATCTACCTATACCGGCAAATATCTCTACTACGCCGCCAGCCGCTACCCGATCCTTTCTTATTCACAACTCCAGTTTGCAAAAGCCGAAGCCCTGTTCATCAAGAACGAACCCGGCCTCGCACACGATGCTTACAAAAATGGCATCAATGGTCACATGCAGTTCGTAAATCTTTACGGTTCACCTGTGGATCCAAAGATCAGCCAGACTGAGATCGATGCTTATATGAACAGTACTGAAGTGGCGCAGAACGGCGGAGAACTGAAACTCTCCGATATCATGACCCAGAAATACATTTCACAATGGGGCTGGGCCGGCATGGAAACATTCAACGACCTCCGCAAATACGATTACGATACAGCCGTATTCAAGAATCTTTATTTCTATCAGCCTGAAGACCTGTATGCCAGCAACCTGGGTAAACTCTGCTACCGCTACAGGCCACGCTACAATTCCGAATATGTATGGAACAAAACTGAACTGGCCAAATGGAAAGGAACAGATCCTAACTACAATACCCTTCCAACATGGGCAATGACACCCGACCAGTAA
- the ychF gene encoding redox-regulated ATPase YchF: MGLKAGIVGLPNVGKSTLFNAVSTSAKAQASNYRFCTIDPNVGLVDVPDHRLAKLAELVIPDRIVPTQIEIVDIAGLVRGASKGEGLGNKFLGNIREVDAIIHVIRCFEDENVLREEGAINPVSDKEIIDTELQLKDLESVEKKISRTEKMARTDPKMKAELDVLLRCKAHLEQGKSIRGLDLAKEERAAIADLFLLTEKPVLYVANVDEASMHTGNKYSEALKASVANENAQVIVMNNSIEAQIAEMEDPGDRALFMEEYKMTEPALNRLIRSTYKLLNLYTYFTAGVQEVRAWTIHEGWKAPQAASVIHTDFEKGFIKAEVIGYDDYIQYGSESAARDAGKLRIEGKEYIVKDGDVMHFRFNV; encoded by the coding sequence ATGGGCTTAAAAGCAGGTATCGTAGGATTGCCGAATGTAGGAAAATCAACTTTGTTCAACGCGGTGAGCACCAGCGCCAAAGCGCAGGCCAGCAATTACCGTTTCTGTACCATCGACCCCAACGTAGGACTGGTGGATGTACCCGATCATCGTCTCGCCAAACTGGCTGAACTGGTGATCCCGGACAGGATCGTTCCTACTCAGATCGAAATTGTAGACATTGCCGGACTGGTGCGTGGCGCCAGCAAAGGTGAAGGTCTTGGTAACAAATTCCTCGGCAATATCCGCGAAGTGGATGCCATCATCCATGTGATCCGTTGCTTCGAAGATGAGAATGTGCTGCGCGAAGAAGGCGCTATCAATCCGGTGAGCGACAAAGAGATCATCGATACAGAACTCCAGTTGAAAGACCTCGAGAGCGTGGAGAAAAAGATCAGCCGCACAGAAAAAATGGCGCGCACCGATCCAAAAATGAAAGCCGAACTGGATGTGCTCCTGCGCTGCAAGGCACACCTGGAACAAGGCAAAAGCATCCGCGGACTGGATCTCGCCAAAGAAGAACGCGCAGCCATTGCCGATCTCTTCCTGCTCACAGAGAAACCTGTTCTCTATGTTGCCAACGTAGACGAAGCCAGTATGCATACCGGCAATAAATATTCAGAGGCCCTCAAAGCTTCTGTGGCCAATGAAAATGCACAGGTGATAGTGATGAACAATTCCATCGAAGCACAGATCGCGGAAATGGAAGATCCCGGCGACCGCGCCCTGTTCATGGAAGAATATAAAATGACCGAACCAGCCCTCAACAGGCTCATCCGTTCCACTTATAAATTACTCAATCTCTATACCTACTTTACGGCAGGTGTGCAGGAAGTAAGGGCCTGGACAATTCATGAAGGCTGGAAAGCGCCGCAGGCAGCCAGTGTGATCCATACCGATTTTGAAAAAGGCTTTATCAAGGCCGAAGTGATCGGGTATGACGATTATATCCAGTACGGTTCCGAATCAGCTGCCCGCGATGCCGGCAAGCTGAGGATCGAAGGAAAAGAATACATCGTGAAAGATGGAGATGTGATGCATTTCCGCTTCAACGTATAA
- a CDS encoding phosphoribosylaminoimidazolesuccinocarboxamide synthase, whose protein sequence is MKAYEFKGQTNFYKGKVRDVYTIGDQLLVMVASDRISAFDVILPRPIPYKGQVLNQIAAWMLNATKDICPNWLLEVPAPNVSIGKKCVPFKIEMVVRGNLTGHAWRTYSSGQRSLCGVEMPDGLKENDYFPTPIITPSTKAEAGHDEDISKEEIIAQGIATEKEWEILSGYALQLFARGKEIAAERGLILVDTKYEFGKIGDTIYLMDEIHTPDSSRYFYATGFEARQQTGERQKQLSKEFVREWLIANNFMGKEGQEVPNMSDEWINTISKRYIELYEQVIGEKFIPGNLSESATFEKTEEALKKYE, encoded by the coding sequence ATGAAAGCGTATGAATTCAAAGGTCAGACAAACTTTTACAAAGGTAAGGTCCGTGACGTATACACTATCGGCGATCAACTACTCGTGATGGTTGCATCAGACAGGATCTCTGCGTTTGATGTTATTCTTCCCAGGCCGATCCCTTATAAAGGACAGGTATTGAACCAGATCGCTGCGTGGATGTTGAATGCCACCAAAGATATATGTCCAAACTGGTTACTGGAAGTTCCTGCACCAAATGTTTCCATCGGTAAGAAATGTGTGCCATTCAAGATCGAGATGGTAGTGAGAGGTAACCTGACAGGACATGCATGGAGGACCTACAGTAGCGGCCAGCGCTCACTTTGCGGCGTTGAGATGCCTGACGGGCTGAAGGAGAACGACTACTTCCCTACCCCCATCATCACTCCATCCACCAAGGCTGAAGCAGGTCATGATGAAGATATTTCCAAAGAAGAGATCATTGCGCAGGGTATTGCTACAGAGAAAGAGTGGGAAATACTTTCCGGTTATGCCTTGCAGTTATTCGCAAGAGGAAAGGAAATTGCCGCAGAACGTGGATTGATCCTCGTGGATACCAAATATGAATTCGGAAAGATCGGCGATACCATCTATCTGATGGATGAGATCCATACGCCTGATTCTTCGCGCTATTTCTATGCAACAGGCTTTGAGGCCCGCCAGCAGACCGGCGAACGCCAGAAGCAGCTCAGCAAGGAATTTGTAAGGGAATGGCTGATCGCCAATAACTTCATGGGCAAGGAAGGACAGGAAGTGCCTAACATGTCCGACGAATGGATCAACACTATTTCCAAACGTTATATCGAATTATATGAGCAGGTGATCGGAGAAAAATTCATTCCCGGTAATCTCAGCGAGTCCGCCACTTTCGAAAAAACAGAAGAAGCGCTCAAAAAATACGAGTAA
- a CDS encoding nucleoside recognition domain-containing protein yields MVLNFLWIAFFLIAFIVALIRLFMGDTEVFKNLMDGVFESANTGVQISIGLIGIMALFLGFMNVGEKAGAIRFLSRIVGPFFNKLFPELPKNHPAMGHMMMNFSANLLGLDNAATPFGLKSMESLQEVNPQKDTASNSQIMFMVLHASGLTIIPVAIIAQRAILKSNNPTEIFIPAIICTFTATMVAICVTAIWQKFNRKQWTTIIIVGAIGAVILGGLGFYLRYYLSNESATAFSKIISNGLIMLFFIIMILGGVWKKVHVYDAFIEGAKQGFEVAVKIIPYLVGMLVAISVLRNCGVFTYMVDGLRYIVESMGFDSKWVEAMPTALMRPFSGSGSRAMMIDAMAVHGADSFIGRLSCLFQGSADTTFYIVALYFGSVGIKKTRYAIPASLIADLAGIITAIFLAYNWPWS; encoded by the coding sequence ATGGTATTAAACTTTCTCTGGATCGCATTCTTCCTGATTGCTTTTATCGTGGCTTTGATCCGGTTATTCATGGGCGACACGGAAGTTTTCAAGAACCTGATGGACGGCGTTTTCGAGTCTGCCAATACCGGTGTTCAGATCTCCATCGGACTGATCGGTATCATGGCGCTCTTCCTGGGATTCATGAATGTAGGGGAGAAGGCAGGCGCTATCCGTTTCCTGAGCCGCATTGTAGGACCTTTCTTCAATAAATTGTTCCCTGAACTGCCGAAGAATCACCCGGCGATGGGACATATGATGATGAATTTCTCCGCTAATTTGCTGGGGCTTGATAATGCAGCCACTCCATTTGGTTTGAAATCGATGGAAAGCCTGCAGGAAGTGAATCCGCAAAAGGATACGGCCAGCAATTCGCAGATCATGTTCATGGTGTTGCATGCTTCAGGACTTACCATTATTCCGGTAGCTATCATCGCGCAGCGCGCCATCCTCAAATCGAATAATCCCACAGAGATATTCATTCCCGCCATCATCTGTACGTTCACGGCTACCATGGTGGCCATCTGCGTTACAGCCATCTGGCAAAAGTTCAACCGCAAGCAATGGACTACCATCATCATTGTGGGTGCAATCGGTGCGGTAATTTTAGGAGGACTGGGATTCTATCTGCGGTATTACCTCAGCAATGAATCGGCTACTGCATTTTCGAAAATCATCAGCAACGGATTGATCATGCTGTTCTTTATCATCATGATCCTCGGCGGGGTTTGGAAGAAAGTACATGTGTACGATGCGTTCATAGAAGGGGCCAAGCAGGGCTTTGAAGTGGCTGTGAAGATCATTCCTTACCTGGTGGGTATGCTGGTTGCTATCAGCGTGCTGCGCAATTGCGGTGTGTTCACTTATATGGTGGATGGGCTGAGGTACATTGTGGAGTCGATGGGCTTTGATTCAAAATGGGTGGAAGCGATGCCAACTGCATTGATGAGGCCATTCAGCGGCAGCGGCTCCAGGGCGATGATGATCGATGCGATGGCAGTGCATGGCGCTGATTCATTCATCGGAAGACTGAGCTGCTTATTCCAGGGCTCTGCCGATACTACATTCTATATTGTTGCTTTGTATTTCGGTTCAGTGGGTATCAAGAAAACGAGGTATGCGATCCCGGCTTCGCTGATTGCGGATCTGGCAGGGATCATTACGGCAATATTCCTGGCGTATAACTGGCCCTGGAGTTAA
- a CDS encoding carboxypeptidase-like regulatory domain-containing protein: MKSKLLIPALLAYTLIQGIACNKSDSVSNPDPVTPPPSPWEKVVTSVSGRIFDEVGLPVNGAVVTAGTSTATTDINGSFSFKDASLYKSGGFISVEKSGYLAGKRTFQVESKDQHYVSIRLIKKQATQTFNAGSGGTITAADGTTLKFEPGSILNASNNSNYTGTVTILFQIIDPTNPDFAENQPGSVLARSRAGNLYGTMARNLMYVELTGSNGEKLKLNEAMPATFTLPIAPAEFDAAPATLTISSLNDSTGVWQEESIVLKQLNGYLGKVNHFSYWNFHTNFNYAEVTAIIKTPGNISVPHAFVSLGYTFENRSAASYGYSDTAGVVKLIMPRNAIGELEVKSRCGDLLHEANLGKIGVSKTLDTIRIAYAPGTITFTGTAVNCSANPVANGQVYITVDNQTYTAAVTNGNYSLQIIRCSGTSTSANIKVVDLSNSQFREVSKTVTTGNVTVDPIEVCVP, translated from the coding sequence ATGAAAAGTAAACTGTTAATCCCGGCCCTGCTAGCCTATACTTTGATACAGGGTATCGCCTGTAACAAATCCGATTCCGTTTCCAATCCGGATCCGGTAACACCTCCTCCTTCTCCCTGGGAGAAAGTAGTGACCAGCGTTTCCGGAAGGATCTTCGATGAAGTTGGATTGCCGGTGAACGGCGCTGTTGTGACCGCGGGTACCAGTACTGCCACTACCGATATCAATGGTTCATTCAGCTTCAAGGATGCTTCTCTCTATAAATCGGGCGGATTCATCAGTGTGGAGAAAAGCGGTTACCTCGCCGGTAAAAGAACTTTCCAGGTAGAATCCAAAGACCAGCATTATGTGAGCATCCGTCTGATCAAAAAACAAGCGACACAAACTTTCAATGCAGGTTCAGGCGGAACCATAACAGCAGCCGATGGAACAACACTCAAATTCGAGCCTGGTTCCATTCTCAATGCCAGCAACAATTCCAACTATACCGGAACCGTAACTATCCTTTTTCAGATCATCGATCCCACCAATCCTGATTTTGCTGAAAACCAGCCCGGTTCAGTTTTAGCAAGGAGCAGGGCCGGTAACCTGTATGGCACCATGGCTCGCAACCTGATGTATGTGGAGCTTACTGGCAGCAACGGTGAGAAATTGAAATTGAACGAAGCAATGCCTGCTACTTTCACCTTACCCATTGCACCTGCAGAATTCGATGCAGCTCCTGCTACCCTGACCATCAGCAGTCTCAATGACTCCACTGGTGTTTGGCAGGAAGAAAGCATTGTGCTGAAACAACTGAATGGCTACCTCGGAAAAGTGAATCATTTTTCCTACTGGAATTTCCATACCAATTTCAATTATGCAGAAGTAACAGCCATTATCAAAACTCCCGGCAATATTTCTGTTCCGCATGCATTTGTTTCACTCGGCTATACTTTCGAGAACAGATCTGCAGCCTCCTACGGTTATTCAGATACTGCCGGTGTAGTAAAACTGATCATGCCCAGGAATGCTATCGGCGAATTAGAAGTAAAGAGCCGCTGTGGCGATCTGTTACATGAAGCCAATCTTGGAAAGATTGGTGTCAGCAAAACGCTTGACACTATCCGCATAGCCTATGCACCCGGCACCATTACCTTTACAGGCACTGCCGTGAATTGCAGCGCTAATCCTGTTGCTAACGGACAGGTATACATTACGGTAGACAATCAGACTTACACTGCAGCAGTGACCAATGGTAATTACAGTCTGCAGATCATCCGCTGCAGCGGAACCAGCACCAGCGCCAACATTAAAGTAGTGGATCTTTCCAATTCACAGTTCCGCGAAGTCAGCAAGACCGTTACAACCGGGAATGTTACGGTTGATCCCATTGAAGTTTGCGTTCCATAA
- a CDS encoding DUF4397 domain-containing protein, which produces MKHIIKISFSVLAGVMLFSSCKKNEIKYGEFDLVGANQALFKVNFLSQYKSAPSVVFIIDGKRVNNPITARTPFPGGGLNTGGGSTANYMVFNSGSHEFKVVVPSKLTNLDSMELYKTNISLEAGKYQTLHITDTAENTYSTLVVDDLTRPDSGKVRYRFINLMPNSPELNLYYDSTLMAEKIAYKGSAEFFKPAGLTAATRGWWVRDASLGSAAPALVSYTTASGVNSSQLNQRVFTVFTSGFAGLPSSDGRRSFLSFVFNL; this is translated from the coding sequence ATGAAACATATCATCAAAATATCTTTCAGCGTGCTGGCCGGCGTTATGTTATTCAGCAGCTGCAAAAAGAACGAGATCAAATACGGTGAATTTGATTTGGTGGGCGCCAATCAGGCATTGTTCAAAGTGAACTTCCTGTCGCAATACAAATCCGCGCCCTCAGTTGTATTCATCATCGATGGCAAACGGGTGAACAACCCGATCACGGCGCGCACACCATTTCCTGGTGGCGGCCTGAATACCGGTGGTGGCTCCACTGCCAACTACATGGTGTTCAATTCAGGCAGCCATGAATTCAAAGTAGTGGTCCCATCCAAACTCACCAACCTGGATTCAATGGAATTGTACAAAACAAATATCTCCCTGGAGGCTGGCAAATATCAAACGCTGCATATCACCGATACTGCTGAGAACACTTACAGCACATTGGTGGTGGATGATCTTACAAGACCCGACTCCGGAAAAGTGCGTTATCGTTTCATTAACCTGATGCCCAATTCACCTGAATTGAATCTTTATTACGATTCCACGCTGATGGCTGAAAAGATTGCCTATAAAGGTTCTGCGGAGTTTTTCAAGCCTGCCGGTCTCACTGCAGCAACAAGAGGTTGGTGGGTACGTGACGCAAGCCTTGGTTCAGCCGCACCTGCACTGGTATCTTACACCACTGCTTCCGGCGTGAACAGTTCACAGCTCAACCAGCGCGTGTTTACGGTATTCACTTCAGGTTTTGCCGGCCTTCCATCATCAGACGGCAGAAGGTCATTCCTATCATTCGTATTCAATTTATAA
- a CDS encoding TonB-dependent receptor has protein sequence MRRLLFFLAALSLLTTISIAAAAQQTYTVNGTVKNSLSKDIVPAVSVLIKGTSIGTFTDERGNFRITSSQAPPFTLVFSSIGYEPQEVIVTSTSTPLQVSFEPASSLGAEVVVSASRVAERILESPVSIERMSAANVRTSAAPNFYQGIANLKGVDMTTSSITFNTISTRGFNGSGNLRFNQLVDGMDNQAPALNFAVGIILGPTELDVDNVELLQGASSALYGPGGMNGTLLMTSKNPFKYQGLSFQVKQGIMHTDRKQRSAAPYYDWAFRWGKKVSEKFAFKIGGQFIQAKDWQAQDRRNLNRNNVLSSVKEGTRASDHNYDGINVYGDEASASMAGVSQLAILNPASNPYFNTAVTELVGLLGRAPTAPEIVGYFAQYPLQGSPRDAFKMMGVGLVNGLYGNQLVSRTGYDESDIVDYNSYSVRLNGGLYYKITNDIEASLVAYWGTGTTVYTGADRYALKNFKLGQYKAEVRGRNFFVRGYTTQENSGDSYTATTAALAVNNAWLSNGEWFAAYSATYAAARAQGAPDALAHVTARARADQDRALPGSDAFKEYFDKAITTDINSGGARFADKSSLYHVEGQYNFSEHIKVFELMVGANYRSYHLNSNGTIFVDTAGTIKIDEYGGYIQVAKKMFNDVLKLTASGRYDKSKNFDGRFTPRVTALIQVAKDNNLRLSYQNAYRFPSTQDQYINLKTPGARLIGGLPSFQEYFHFDTNPVYTAESIGAYRAALAAGQTPPPLEKAPFAPLKPETANSYEFGYRGLPVKKLLIDAYVYYCEYKDFIGRRAVGRAMIPNGIANPLTTENFSYPENSFQKVKAIGWGFGLDYLLPKRYSLKANVSGDQLNDVPANFVTFFNTPKVRYNIGFSNDGINNGNWGFNVLFRWQSKVDWEGTFASSQIPAFSTLDAQVSYKFPAIRSMIKLGASNLLNKYYVSALGNPEIGGVYYLSFGYNVF, from the coding sequence ATGAGAAGATTGCTATTTTTTCTGGCGGCACTTTCCCTTCTAACGACCATCTCTATTGCCGCTGCAGCCCAACAAACCTATACAGTAAACGGAACCGTAAAAAACAGTCTGAGTAAAGACATTGTTCCTGCCGTTTCTGTGCTCATCAAAGGAACCAGTATCGGGACCTTCACAGATGAACGCGGGAACTTCAGGATCACCAGCAGCCAGGCGCCTCCTTTTACCCTGGTGTTCTCTTCCATCGGTTATGAACCGCAGGAAGTGATTGTGACCAGTACCAGCACACCGCTGCAGGTGAGTTTCGAACCAGCTTCTTCGCTCGGTGCGGAAGTGGTGGTATCCGCCAGCCGCGTGGCTGAACGGATCCTCGAATCCCCTGTTTCCATCGAAAGGATGAGCGCCGCCAATGTGCGCACTTCCGCTGCTCCCAACTTCTACCAGGGCATCGCCAACCTCAAAGGTGTGGACATGACCACATCGTCCATCACTTTCAATACCATCAGCACCCGTGGTTTCAATGGTAGCGGTAACCTCCGCTTCAATCAACTGGTGGATGGAATGGACAACCAGGCGCCTGCCCTCAACTTCGCCGTGGGCATCATCCTCGGACCAACTGAACTGGATGTAGATAATGTTGAATTGCTGCAAGGCGCATCCTCCGCACTTTACGGACCCGGTGGAATGAATGGCACGCTGCTCATGACCAGCAAGAACCCATTCAAATACCAGGGCCTCAGCTTCCAGGTGAAACAGGGTATCATGCATACGGATCGCAAACAGCGCAGCGCTGCTCCTTATTACGACTGGGCCTTCCGCTGGGGAAAGAAAGTGTCTGAAAAATTCGCTTTCAAGATCGGCGGACAGTTCATCCAGGCCAAGGACTGGCAGGCGCAGGACAGAAGGAATCTCAACCGCAATAACGTGTTGAGCTCCGTAAAAGAAGGCACACGAGCTTCCGATCATAATTATGATGGCATCAATGTATATGGCGATGAAGCCAGCGCCAGCATGGCCGGCGTTTCACAACTCGCCATCCTGAATCCTGCTTCCAATCCATATTTCAATACAGCAGTAACGGAGCTGGTTGGCTTACTTGGCAGGGCGCCCACTGCACCGGAGATCGTGGGCTACTTTGCTCAATACCCTTTGCAGGGCAGTCCACGCGATGCTTTCAAGATGATGGGCGTGGGCCTCGTGAATGGTTTGTACGGTAATCAACTTGTAAGCCGGACCGGTTATGACGAAAGCGATATCGTTGATTACAATTCATACAGCGTAAGATTGAATGGCGGATTGTATTACAAGATCACCAACGATATCGAAGCTTCACTGGTGGCATACTGGGGAACCGGTACTACCGTATACACAGGAGCCGACCGCTATGCACTGAAGAATTTCAAACTCGGCCAGTACAAAGCCGAAGTAAGAGGACGGAATTTCTTCGTGAGAGGTTATACCACCCAGGAAAATTCAGGTGATTCCTATACTGCCACTACTGCTGCACTGGCCGTGAACAATGCATGGCTCAGCAACGGCGAATGGTTTGCAGCATATTCTGCCACTTATGCCGCAGCCAGAGCGCAGGGCGCACCAGATGCACTGGCGCATGTGACTGCACGCGCGAGAGCAGATCAGGACAGGGCATTGCCCGGCAGCGATGCCTTCAAGGAATATTTCGATAAAGCCATCACCACCGATATCAATTCCGGTGGCGCACGCTTCGCAGATAAATCATCCCTCTATCATGTGGAAGGACAGTACAATTTCTCTGAGCATATCAAAGTATTTGAACTGATGGTAGGTGCCAATTATCGTTCCTATCATCTCAACTCCAACGGTACCATCTTTGTGGATACAGCCGGCACCATTAAAATTGATGAATACGGTGGTTATATCCAGGTAGCGAAGAAAATGTTCAACGATGTGCTGAAACTTACTGCAAGCGGCCGTTACGACAAGAGCAAGAACTTCGATGGCCGCTTCACTCCCAGGGTTACCGCCCTGATCCAGGTAGCTAAAGACAATAACCTCCGTTTGTCTTATCAGAATGCTTATCGTTTTCCTTCCACGCAAGACCAGTATATCAACCTGAAGACACCAGGCGCCAGACTGATCGGTGGCTTGCCTTCTTTCCAGGAATATTTCCACTTCGATACCAATCCGGTGTATACAGCAGAAAGCATCGGCGCTTACCGCGCTGCACTGGCAGCTGGTCAAACACCTCCGCCACTGGAAAAAGCGCCTTTTGCGCCACTCAAGCCTGAAACTGCCAATTCATATGAATTCGGTTATCGTGGGCTGCCGGTGAAGAAACTGCTGATCGATGCGTATGTGTATTACTGTGAGTACAAGGATTTCATCGGCCGCCGCGCTGTGGGCCGCGCTATGATCCCTAACGGTATTGCCAACCCGCTGACCACGGAGAACTTCTCTTATCCCGAGAATTCTTTCCAGAAAGTGAAAGCAATCGGCTGGGGCTTCGGACTCGATTACCTGTTGCCAAAAAGATATAGCCTGAAGGCGAATGTGTCCGGCGATCAGCTCAACGATGTGCCTGCCAACTTTGTCACTTTTTTCAATACACCCAAAGTGCGCTATAATATCGGCTTCAGCAACGATGGTATCAACAATGGCAACTGGGGCTTCAATGTACTGTTCCGCTGGCAGAGCAAGGTTGACTGGGAAGGAACATTCGCTTCCAGTCAGATCCCTGCTTTCAGCACCCTGGATGCTCAGGTTAGTTATAAATTCCCTGCTATCCGCAGCATGATCAAACTCGGCGCATCCAACCTTTTGAACAAATATTACGTAAGTGCATTAGGCAATCCCGAGATCGGCGGTGTATACTACCTGAGCTTCGGGTATAATGTTTTCTAA